In Thioalkalivibrio paradoxus ARh 1, the following are encoded in one genomic region:
- a CDS encoding putative bifunctional diguanylate cyclase/phosphodiesterase produces the protein MSQPIVTALLQNAALLLALVVVLTLLPRGLDSYQARVRVLMGFVLGVIGIGIMSTPFVLEPGIVFDTRSVLLAVSGVFFGALPTAIAMAIAAAYRLIQGGAGAWTGVSVIVASGLIGIAWAQLRRRPVAEIGAGELYLLGVVVHAVMLALMFTLPGPIAVDVVRAIGVPVAVIFPLATMALGMLLANRLRQRVATQALERSEARFRQLFENIDSIAVQIYDTRRRVLYWNHASEKLYGYTRSEALGRRLERLVVPPAMRPEVIARVSKWAREGFDSFSEELVLQRKDGTPVNVFSSHAMLRNPAGEPELYCIDIDVTRLRETEDRLRRSTEELEFQSQHDALTGLPNRLLLRDRLEVAMRRSGRRAGCVSALYIDLDRFKNLNDSLGHSLGDQLLQQVATRLQTHLRAGDTLARVGGDEFVLVLEGDDCKRHAGRVAGKLLGLLGTGLMVDGQQLFITASIGIALHPADGETVDQLLKNAELAMYRAKSQGRNTYCFYQEEMSREVMARLTLENALRLALAREEWVLHFQPQVHLATRRLTGVEALVRWQHPEQGLILPGRFIPIAEEMAIIGDLGAWVLRAACRQMQEWDALGCAVPRVAVNLSVQELERAALVPLVQEVLRETGLAPERLELEVTESMIMCEAGRAIETLRALQQLGVSVAVDDFGTGYSSLRYIKNLPLNRLKVDHAFVQDVGRSHDDDAIVRAIIGLGHSLDLEVVAEGVEREEQREFLQREGCEVGQGYLFGRPVPAEQIVARPLADGAR, from the coding sequence ATGAGCCAGCCGATCGTCACTGCACTGCTGCAAAATGCAGCGCTGCTGCTGGCGCTAGTGGTCGTGCTGACCCTGCTGCCCCGCGGCCTCGATTCCTATCAGGCGCGCGTCCGGGTATTGATGGGGTTCGTGCTCGGGGTCATCGGCATCGGCATCATGTCGACGCCGTTCGTGCTGGAACCCGGAATCGTTTTCGATACCCGCTCGGTACTGCTCGCCGTCTCCGGGGTGTTCTTCGGTGCGCTGCCCACGGCCATCGCGATGGCCATCGCGGCCGCGTACCGCCTGATCCAGGGCGGCGCGGGGGCCTGGACCGGCGTTTCGGTGATCGTCGCATCGGGACTGATCGGAATCGCCTGGGCCCAGCTGCGCCGGCGGCCGGTTGCAGAGATCGGCGCGGGGGAGCTCTACCTGCTGGGCGTGGTGGTGCACGCGGTGATGCTGGCGCTGATGTTCACGTTGCCCGGGCCGATTGCGGTCGATGTGGTCCGTGCGATCGGAGTACCCGTCGCGGTCATCTTCCCGCTCGCGACGATGGCGCTGGGCATGCTGCTTGCCAACCGTCTCCGCCAGCGGGTGGCGACCCAGGCACTCGAGCGCAGCGAGGCCCGGTTCCGGCAGCTGTTCGAAAACATCGACAGCATCGCCGTGCAGATCTACGACACGCGGCGCCGGGTCCTCTACTGGAACCATGCCAGCGAGAAGCTGTATGGGTATACGCGCTCGGAGGCGCTCGGGCGCCGTCTGGAACGCCTCGTCGTTCCGCCGGCGATGCGCCCTGAGGTCATCGCGCGCGTCAGCAAGTGGGCTCGCGAAGGGTTCGACAGCTTCAGCGAGGAACTGGTGCTGCAGCGCAAGGACGGTACGCCCGTGAACGTGTTCTCCAGCCACGCGATGCTGCGCAATCCGGCTGGAGAACCGGAGCTGTACTGTATCGACATCGATGTCACCCGCCTGCGCGAAACCGAGGACCGCCTCCGCCGTTCGACCGAAGAACTCGAGTTCCAGTCTCAACATGATGCGCTGACCGGGTTGCCCAACCGGTTGCTGTTGCGCGACCGGCTGGAGGTCGCGATGCGACGGTCCGGCCGACGGGCAGGCTGCGTTAGTGCGCTATACATCGATCTGGACCGTTTCAAGAACCTGAACGATTCGCTGGGCCATTCCCTGGGCGACCAACTGCTGCAGCAGGTGGCGACCCGGCTGCAAACGCACCTGCGGGCCGGCGACACGCTCGCGCGGGTGGGGGGCGACGAATTCGTGCTCGTACTGGAGGGGGACGACTGCAAGCGCCACGCGGGCAGGGTGGCAGGAAAACTGCTGGGGTTGCTTGGCACGGGGCTGATGGTCGATGGTCAGCAACTGTTCATCACCGCGAGCATCGGAATCGCGCTGCATCCGGCAGACGGTGAGACGGTCGACCAGCTGCTGAAGAATGCCGAGCTGGCGATGTACCGGGCGAAGTCCCAGGGCCGCAATACCTACTGCTTCTACCAGGAAGAAATGTCCCGAGAGGTGATGGCACGCCTCACGCTGGAGAACGCGCTGCGCCTCGCTCTGGCGCGCGAGGAATGGGTGCTGCATTTCCAGCCGCAGGTGCACCTGGCCACGCGGCGCCTGACCGGTGTCGAGGCCCTGGTTCGCTGGCAGCACCCGGAGCAGGGCCTGATTCTGCCCGGCAGGTTCATCCCGATCGCCGAGGAGATGGCGATCATCGGCGATCTCGGCGCATGGGTGTTGCGTGCCGCCTGCCGCCAGATGCAGGAGTGGGATGCCCTGGGCTGCGCTGTCCCGCGCGTTGCAGTGAACCTCTCGGTGCAGGAACTCGAGCGTGCCGCGCTGGTGCCGCTGGTTCAGGAGGTGCTGCGCGAGACGGGGCTGGCGCCGGAACGGCTGGAACTCGAGGTCACCGAGTCGATGATCATGTGCGAGGCCGGCCGGGCCATCGAGACCCTGCGCGCGTTGCAGCAGCTGGGTGTCAGTGTCGCGGTCGACGACTTCGGGACCGGGTACTCGTCGCTGCGCTACATCAAGAACCTGCCGCTGAATCGCCTGAAGGTCGACCACGCCTTCGTCCAGGACGTCGGTCGGAGCCACGACGACGACGCCATCGTGCGCGCGATCATTGGCCTGGGCCACAGTCTGGACCTCGAGGTCGTGGCCGAAGGCGTGGAACGCGAGGAGCAGCGCGAGTTTCTGCAGCGTGAAGGCTGCGAAGTCGGGCAGGGCTACCTGTTCGGGCGCCCGGTCCCTGCAGAACAGATCGTGGCTCGACCACTCGCGGATGGAGCGCGATGA
- the ygfZ gene encoding CAF17-like 4Fe-4S cluster assembly/insertion protein YgfZ gives MREDWKKHLIDQGAEFDDGDHLRDFGNPERERSIAVNGSVLCDLSHRGLLEVRGQDARDFLQSQFGNDVREVTGTRSQLSSYSNPKGRAYAVMRVLLDRDAYLLETSAERAEAVRKRLTMFVMRAQVVIENAEDTRIRFGLSGPNAEEQLQQTLGAFPVEVNDVLTRGEVSAVRVPCMMHPRFEIFGEIDACKPLWNDLNVHCAPVGPESWRLLDILAGLPEIYPETSEAFVPQMINLHALNGISFKKGCYPGQEVVARMHYLGKLKRRMFRLAIEGQDRPQPGSPVFRAGGDPAQPDGTIVDAVLHPDGLWAALAVLQTPAAEQPLCWGNPTGPAAHVIPLPYPVPEGA, from the coding sequence CCGAGTTCGACGACGGCGACCACCTTCGCGACTTCGGAAACCCCGAGCGCGAGCGCAGTATCGCGGTGAACGGGTCGGTACTCTGCGACCTGTCCCACCGCGGACTGCTCGAGGTGCGGGGGCAGGATGCCCGGGATTTCCTTCAGAGCCAGTTCGGCAACGATGTACGCGAAGTGACCGGGACGCGCTCGCAGCTGTCGAGTTATTCGAACCCGAAGGGGCGCGCCTATGCCGTGATGCGGGTATTGCTGGACCGCGACGCGTACCTGCTCGAGACGAGCGCAGAACGGGCCGAGGCGGTGCGCAAGCGGCTGACGATGTTCGTGATGCGGGCCCAGGTGGTGATCGAGAATGCCGAGGACACGCGAATCCGCTTCGGCCTCTCCGGCCCGAATGCGGAGGAGCAGCTGCAGCAGACGCTCGGCGCCTTTCCGGTCGAGGTCAACGACGTGCTCACCCGGGGCGAGGTCTCGGCGGTCCGGGTTCCGTGCATGATGCATCCTCGCTTCGAGATCTTTGGCGAGATCGATGCCTGCAAGCCGCTGTGGAACGACCTCAACGTACACTGTGCGCCGGTCGGACCCGAGAGCTGGCGTCTGCTCGACATTCTGGCCGGGCTGCCCGAGATCTATCCGGAAACCAGCGAGGCCTTCGTGCCGCAGATGATCAACCTGCACGCGCTGAACGGCATCAGTTTCAAGAAGGGCTGCTACCCGGGACAGGAGGTCGTGGCCCGCATGCATTACCTCGGCAAGCTGAAACGGCGCATGTTCCGGCTCGCGATCGAGGGCCAGGATCGGCCGCAGCCGGGCAGCCCGGTGTTTCGTGCCGGCGGCGATCCGGCTCAGCCCGACGGCACGATCGTCGACGCGGTGCTGCACCCCGACGGGCTCTGGGCCGCGCTGGCGGTACTGCAGACTCCGGCCGCCGAGCAGCCGCTGTGCTGGGGCAACCCGACCGGGCCGGCCGCCCATGTGATTCCCCTGCCCTATCCCGTACCCGAAGGGGCCTGA
- a CDS encoding HAD-IA family hydrolase, with amino-acid sequence MMPALGDRLQAVTFDAAGTLFGLRDPVGSVYAAAARAHGLPARDGLEDLLERRFREVFPALAPPRYRPGDRAGNDAEDRAWWRRLVLRVMDGLGPLAFDAFFDEIWRSFAEPSAWQKYPEIDALLQGLRRSGLRLAIVSNFDARLVPVCRGLGLEPRVDTVVFAAEVGAAKPRAGIFHEAVARLGVAPANTLHVGDSFAEDVAGARAAGLRAVYLQRDQADHRPMGDPEHPTIRDLRALTALIHGEVPGRAPPA; translated from the coding sequence ATGATGCCCGCGCTCGGGGATCGGCTGCAGGCGGTCACCTTCGATGCCGCGGGGACGCTGTTCGGCCTGCGCGATCCGGTCGGTTCGGTCTATGCGGCGGCCGCCCGCGCGCATGGGCTGCCGGCGCGCGACGGCCTCGAGGATCTGCTCGAACGGCGTTTTCGCGAGGTCTTCCCGGCGCTGGCTCCGCCGCGGTATCGGCCGGGTGACCGTGCCGGCAACGATGCCGAAGACCGGGCGTGGTGGAGGCGTCTGGTTCTGCGGGTGATGGATGGGTTGGGTCCGCTCGCGTTCGACGCGTTCTTCGACGAGATCTGGCGAAGCTTCGCGGAGCCTTCAGCCTGGCAGAAATACCCGGAGATCGACGCGTTACTGCAGGGATTGCGCCGTTCCGGCCTGCGGCTTGCGATCGTCTCGAACTTCGATGCACGCCTGGTTCCGGTCTGCCGCGGTCTCGGGCTGGAGCCGCGCGTGGACACCGTGGTCTTCGCCGCCGAGGTGGGCGCGGCGAAACCGCGGGCCGGGATCTTCCACGAAGCCGTCGCGCGGCTGGGAGTGGCGCCTGCCAATACCTTGCACGTCGGAGACTCGTTCGCCGAGGACGTCGCTGGCGCGCGTGCGGCCGGCCTGCGCGCGGTTTATCTACAGCGCGACCAGGCCGACCACCGGCCAATGGGCGACCCAGAGCACCCCACGATCCGCGATCTGCGTGCGCTCACGGCACTGATTCACGGCGAAGTTCCCGGGCGCGCGCCGCCAGCCTGA
- the fusA gene encoding elongation factor G, which produces MTPSSVHDIRNVALLGHTGSGKTSLLEALLAAAGAIQNSGTVERGDTLSDQDPLEKSIGHSVSTTAAHLEWAGHWINLLDTPGLPDLVGRALVALPAVETAAVVINASAGVEAVTRRAMAAAGDRCRMIIVNRIDAADSGLGNLMGSINEAFGPECLPINLPSPDGTRVIDCFFQPDPEAATAFSSVTEAHDAIVDQVVELDEALMERYLEQGQNLDPEQLHDPFEQALREGHLVPVCFVSARTGAGIRELLDILGRLMPDPTEGNPPHFVKGEGAAAQPVEVLPDPDRHAVAHVFQVQNDPFRGRLALFRIHQGTISPNTQLFIGDARKPFRVSHLLRLQGREQVETARGVPGDICAVARVDEIHRDAVLHDSHDEDRHHLVPPQYPRPVFGLALLPRKHGDEQKLSEALSRMLDEDPCLEIAFEPQTRQTVVRGLGELHLKILLEQLEGRWNLQVETATPAVPYREAITRPAEARYRHKKQSGGSGQFGEVALRVEPLPRGAGYEFQDEVKGGAIPGNFMPAVQKGVQQALDEGALAGFPIQDLRVTVVDGKHHSVDSNEISFSTAARQATLDAVRAASPVVLEPLVNVTVKATEDHFGDVSAEFASRRGRVIGTGSPAPGWSEIHALVPLAEMEGFEARLKSICAGDSEFVMSAADYEPAPPDVQGRLASAYDGRTEVH; this is translated from the coding sequence ATGACACCGAGTTCAGTCCACGATATTCGCAACGTCGCGCTGCTGGGCCATACCGGCAGCGGCAAGACCAGCCTGCTGGAGGCCCTGCTCGCCGCCGCCGGGGCGATCCAGAACTCGGGCACGGTCGAGCGTGGCGATACCCTGAGCGACCAGGATCCGCTGGAGAAGTCGATCGGGCACTCGGTCAGCACGACCGCGGCCCATCTGGAATGGGCCGGGCACTGGATCAATCTGCTCGACACGCCGGGACTGCCCGACCTGGTCGGGCGGGCATTGGTCGCGCTGCCTGCCGTGGAGACCGCTGCGGTGGTGATCAACGCCAGCGCCGGGGTCGAGGCGGTGACGCGGCGCGCGATGGCGGCTGCCGGCGACCGCTGCCGGATGATCATCGTCAACCGGATCGATGCCGCGGATTCCGGTCTGGGCAACCTGATGGGCTCGATCAACGAGGCCTTTGGCCCGGAGTGTCTTCCGATCAACCTGCCGTCTCCCGACGGCACGCGGGTGATCGACTGCTTCTTCCAGCCCGACCCTGAGGCCGCCACGGCCTTCTCCAGCGTGACCGAGGCGCACGACGCGATCGTCGACCAGGTCGTGGAACTCGACGAAGCGCTGATGGAACGTTACCTCGAGCAGGGGCAAAACCTGGATCCCGAGCAACTGCATGACCCGTTCGAGCAGGCGCTGCGGGAAGGGCACCTGGTGCCGGTCTGTTTCGTGTCAGCGCGCACCGGTGCCGGCATCCGCGAACTGCTGGATATCCTGGGCCGCCTGATGCCCGATCCGACCGAGGGCAATCCCCCGCACTTCGTCAAGGGCGAGGGCGCTGCGGCGCAACCGGTCGAAGTGCTGCCGGACCCCGATCGCCACGCAGTGGCCCATGTGTTCCAGGTCCAGAACGACCCGTTCCGCGGCCGGCTGGCATTGTTCCGCATCCACCAGGGGACGATCAGCCCGAACACGCAGCTGTTCATCGGCGACGCACGCAAGCCGTTCCGCGTTTCGCACCTGCTACGGCTGCAGGGGCGCGAACAGGTCGAAACCGCACGGGGGGTTCCAGGCGACATCTGCGCCGTCGCCCGGGTCGACGAAATCCACCGCGACGCGGTGCTACACGACTCCCACGACGAGGACCGGCATCACCTGGTGCCGCCGCAGTACCCGCGCCCGGTGTTCGGGCTGGCACTGCTGCCGCGCAAGCACGGCGACGAGCAAAAGTTGTCGGAAGCGCTGTCGCGGATGCTCGACGAGGATCCCTGCCTGGAGATCGCGTTCGAACCGCAGACGCGGCAGACCGTGGTCCGGGGCCTCGGCGAGCTGCACCTGAAGATCCTGCTCGAACAACTCGAGGGCCGCTGGAACCTACAGGTCGAGACTGCCACCCCGGCGGTGCCCTATCGCGAGGCGATTACCCGGCCCGCCGAAGCCCGATACCGGCACAAGAAGCAGAGCGGCGGCTCCGGTCAGTTCGGCGAGGTCGCGCTGCGTGTCGAACCCCTGCCCCGCGGTGCCGGCTACGAATTCCAGGACGAGGTCAAGGGCGGAGCGATCCCCGGGAACTTCATGCCGGCAGTGCAGAAGGGCGTGCAGCAGGCGCTGGATGAAGGCGCGCTGGCCGGTTTTCCGATACAGGATCTGCGCGTCACCGTGGTCGATGGCAAACACCACAGCGTGGACTCCAACGAAATCTCGTTCTCCACCGCTGCGCGTCAGGCGACGCTGGATGCGGTGCGGGCCGCGTCCCCGGTGGTGCTGGAACCGCTGGTGAACGTCACCGTGAAGGCCACCGAGGACCACTTCGGCGACGTCAGCGCGGAATTCGCCAGCCGGCGCGGCCGGGTAATCGGCACCGGCAGCCCGGCTCCGGGCTGGAGCGAGATCCATGCGCTGGTACCCCTGGCCGAGATGGAAGGCTTCGAGGCACGGCTGAAGTCGATCTGCGCCGGGGACAGCGAGTTCGTGATGTCGGCCGCCGACTATGAACCCGCCCCGCCCGACGTACAGGGGCGCCTGGCGAGCGCCTACGACGGGCGCACCGAGGTCCATTGA
- the prfB gene encoding peptide chain release factor 2 (programmed frameshift), whose translation MELNPYYSNIADLKGRLEGLRGYLDFAHREERLEEVLRELEDPAIWNDPERAQALGRERAQLEAVVLNIREIEAQLSDSHDLLELAEADDDTSTVDAVATDLEQLNRRVEELEFRRMFSGEMDSANAFLDIQAGSGGTEAQDWAEMLLRMYLRWGERRGFRTEIIELSEGDVAGIKSATVKFDGEYAFGWLRTEIGVHRLVRKSPYDSGNRRHTSFAAVFVSPEIDDSIEIEINPADLKVDTYRASGAGGQHVNRTESAIRITHMPSGIVVACQNDRSQHKNRDTAMKQLKAKLYEMEIQKRNAEKQALEETKSDIGWGSQIRSYVLDQSRIKDLRTGVEVGNTQSVLDGDLDPFIEASLKSGL comes from the exons ATGGAACTCAATCCCTACTACTCGAACATCGCTGACCTGAAGGGCCGCCTGGAAGGCCTTAGGGGGTATCTT GACTTCGCCCACCGCGAAGAACGACTGGAAGAAGTGCTGCGCGAACTGGAAGATCCCGCCATCTGGAACGACCCGGAGCGGGCCCAGGCGCTGGGGCGGGAGCGTGCCCAGCTCGAGGCGGTGGTCCTCAATATCCGCGAGATAGAAGCGCAGCTCAGCGATAGCCACGACCTGCTGGAGTTGGCCGAAGCGGACGACGATACGTCGACGGTCGACGCGGTCGCGACCGACCTCGAGCAGCTGAACCGGCGGGTCGAGGAGCTGGAATTCCGGCGCATGTTCTCCGGGGAGATGGACTCCGCGAACGCGTTTCTCGACATCCAGGCGGGTTCCGGCGGGACCGAGGCGCAGGACTGGGCCGAGATGCTGCTGCGCATGTATCTGCGCTGGGGTGAGCGCCGCGGTTTCCGGACCGAGATCATCGAACTCTCCGAAGGCGACGTGGCCGGGATCAAGAGCGCGACCGTGAAGTTCGACGGCGAGTACGCGTTCGGCTGGCTGCGCACCGAGATCGGCGTGCACCGCCTGGTGCGCAAGTCGCCGTACGATTCCGGCAACCGCCGCCACACCTCGTTCGCAGCGGTCTTCGTTTCCCCGGAAATCGACGATTCGATCGAGATCGAGATCAATCCGGCGGATCTGAAGGTCGATACCTACCGCGCGAGCGGGGCAGGCGGCCAGCACGTGAACCGCACCGAGTCGGCGATCCGGATCACGCACATGCCCTCGGGAATCGTGGTGGCCTGTCAGAACGACCGCTCCCAGCACAAGAACCGGGACACGGCGATGAAGCAGCTGAAGGCCAAGCTCTACGAGATGGAGATCCAGAAGCGCAACGCCGAGAAGCAGGCGTTGGAGGAGACGAAATCCGACATCGGCTGGGGTAGCCAGATCCGCTCCTATGTGCTGGATCAATCCAGAATCAAAGACTTACGAACAGGTGTTGAAGTGGGGAATACGCAATCGGTATTGGACGGCGACCTCGATCCCTTCATCGAGGCCAGCCTGAAGAGCGGGCTGTGA
- the lysS gene encoding lysine--tRNA ligase codes for MDAQRDGGDARLDENKLIAQRRDKLAALRAEGPAFPNDFRRNALAGDLHARHDPEEPEMLEAAAVEVAVAGRMIGKRVMGKASFATLRDQSGDIQLFVQRDALPEGGYAAFKQWDLGDVLGARGTLFKTRTGELSIRVQELRLLTKSLRPLPEKFHGLSDQETRYRQRYVDLITSPETRELFRTRTRIIEYIRDYFTGEGFLEVETPMMQAIPGGATARPFTTHHNALGMDLYLRIAPELYLKRLVVGGFEKVFEINRNFRNEGLSTRHNPEFTMLEFYEAFVTHHELMDRTEALMRGLCADVLGTTQISYQGEVHDFASPFARMTVRDAILAFNSDIPAGDLENAERMRMHCERLGIPLKPGYGLGKLWIEVFEKTVEAKLRHPTFITAYPTEVSPLARRNDQDPFVTDRFEFFVGGREIANGFSELNDPEDQAERFRTQVSEKEAGDLEAMHYDADYIRALEYGLPPTAGEGIGIDRLVMLLTDAPSIRDVLLFPHLRPET; via the coding sequence ATGGATGCACAGCGCGATGGTGGCGACGCCCGCCTGGACGAGAACAAGCTGATCGCGCAGCGCCGCGACAAGCTGGCCGCGCTGCGGGCGGAGGGTCCGGCGTTTCCGAACGATTTCCGGCGCAACGCGCTCGCCGGCGATCTGCACGCACGCCACGACCCCGAAGAGCCGGAAATGCTCGAGGCGGCGGCGGTCGAGGTGGCGGTGGCCGGGCGCATGATCGGCAAGCGGGTGATGGGCAAGGCCAGCTTCGCGACGCTGCGCGACCAGTCCGGCGACATTCAGCTGTTCGTGCAGCGCGACGCATTGCCCGAAGGCGGGTACGCCGCGTTCAAGCAATGGGATCTCGGCGACGTGCTCGGCGCGCGCGGCACCTTGTTCAAGACGCGTACCGGAGAACTGTCGATCCGGGTGCAGGAACTGCGGCTCCTGACCAAGAGCCTGCGCCCGCTGCCCGAGAAGTTCCACGGCCTGTCCGACCAGGAAACGCGGTACCGCCAGCGCTACGTCGATCTGATCACCTCTCCCGAGACCCGGGAGCTGTTCCGCACCCGTACGCGCATCATCGAATACATCCGCGACTACTTCACCGGCGAGGGGTTTCTCGAGGTCGAGACGCCGATGATGCAGGCGATCCCGGGTGGTGCGACCGCACGTCCGTTCACCACGCATCACAACGCGCTGGGAATGGATCTGTACCTGCGCATCGCACCGGAGCTCTACCTGAAGCGGTTGGTGGTCGGGGGCTTCGAGAAGGTGTTCGAGATCAACCGCAACTTCCGCAACGAGGGGCTCTCGACCCGGCACAACCCCGAGTTCACGATGCTCGAGTTCTACGAGGCGTTCGTGACCCACCATGAACTGATGGATCGGACCGAGGCGTTGATGCGCGGGCTGTGCGCGGACGTGCTGGGAACCACGCAGATCAGCTACCAGGGAGAAGTGCACGATTTTGCCAGCCCGTTCGCGCGCATGACGGTGCGCGACGCGATTCTTGCATTCAATTCGGACATCCCGGCCGGTGATCTGGAGAACGCGGAGCGGATGCGCATGCACTGCGAACGACTCGGGATTCCGCTGAAGCCCGGCTACGGCCTGGGCAAGCTCTGGATCGAGGTGTTCGAGAAGACGGTGGAGGCCAAGCTGCGCCATCCGACCTTCATCACCGCGTATCCGACCGAAGTCTCGCCGCTGGCGCGCCGCAACGACCAGGACCCGTTCGTGACCGATCGTTTCGAGTTCTTCGTCGGCGGTCGCGAAATCGCGAACGGGTTCTCCGAGTTGAACGACCCGGAAGACCAGGCCGAGCGTTTCCGTACCCAGGTCAGCGAGAAGGAGGCCGGCGACCTCGAGGCGATGCATTACGACGCCGACTACATCCGTGCGCTGGAATACGGCCTGCCGCCGACCGCGGGCGAGGGCATCGGCATCGACCGGCTGGTGATGCTGCTTACCGACGCACCGTCGATCCGCGACGTGCTGCTGTTTCCGCACCTGCGCCCCGAAACCTGA